In Acropora palmata chromosome 7, jaAcrPala1.3, whole genome shotgun sequence, one genomic interval encodes:
- the LOC141885944 gene encoding endosome/lysosome-associated apoptosis and autophagy regulator family member 2-like, translating to MASATLVATVLCLLLVPTTVTQKTCTRNDYVRQMLPCDEKTLTRSVVYYLNSNCTGGDYAPVPTHRLPCYCPQGKGLASDGKNCASCKKGEFGSGGEVINNWNMWTENGTKPPERSDMVNYCEFTRPFNSKYVCNPWKASVDNYTLESGEHSATRCVSSVLLMTKKFIQPNNNKVSFDYRVDSRYCRGVYYGCDGLAFFVNNKMVLDYSGSQFQWTTLTYNLKPGTHTLKWVYHKSCYSYAVSFVDKAFIRSITLVGTEEPNISCTKCPPGYYSKIGGASNCTACSYFEYQSKEGQQQCDICPQDTYSMLGASKCLPLPNCTDDDIIKAPDNLDSCSCTPPTMCRTTVVPSYVKVRGFKIGSRLLCKNQDDSKLKPQLVQCRCQPGYEIVNSNGKKQCHLCDKGSFSTDGIKCARCEAGHVALRGKHFYVWRNNTLPHGFFTDCFGDCSVKGGWIPAGGDIRTERVVGDLFTVLNSPEVEIVSELGKIMFICSVTCNLTGVAPKGTPGEHLSKINDCNLIFQVLHNDTLREEVNCTYPRGGYQYRHEWNRDGRIMTHILPLKKGRYSFRWIFHQQDETLGLSTAFEGKVYNISIVGTKEGSALNCTPCPAGYHSSANNTDCAICPNGTASKKGSEKCTPCDGNSFAAKMGSETCIPCGENTTVYPGKDGCDTNDCKFTPAEGVEYDLSALSREDGPMVKALLYRVQPRSRRRTVIWPYRPSLYFNLCTLKHDNSSCLGPRNMTTGQRDPLPVMACRSSWGRRDTDIGSVIGYRAKKDVRSGLYVDLLHGDLCYYGRGSQRRYQTTLDLRCNIYADVGNPGPENNRSGYYFKFPCGYYLVWESLYACPKCQGHEVEKVVGECINGTRNVTSVRSVHCWGTGRKDEIEVPIEPCPVVSSVNDTIVLYHTEKSSGNAIKIVIGVCVPVILVLLGIVLFFVYRHRTMKYRYFNSLAREKPMSRLAEEDELDEEFNESSPCSKT from the exons ATGGCGAGTGCAACGTTAGTTGCAACAGTACTGTGTTTGCTCTTGGTTCCTACGACAGTAACACAGAAAACGTGTACCAGAAACGATTATGTTCGGCAAATGCTACCGTGCGATGAAAAGACACTGACTCGATCCGTGGTCTATTACCTCAACTCTAATTG CACTGGTGGGGATTATGCCCCAGTGCCAACTCATAGATTGCCTTGCTACTGTCCACAAGGAAAGGGATTGGCCAGTGATGGCAAAAATTGTGCATCTTGCAAAAAAGGTGAATTTGGATCAGGAGGTGAAGTCATCAACAACTGGAACATGTGGACTGAGAACGGCACAAAACCTCCTGAAAGATCCGACATGGTCAATTACTGTGAATTTACACGACCTTTTAACTCTAAATATGTGTGCAATCCCTGGAAAGCAAGTG TGGATAATTACACACTTGAATCTGGAGAGCATTCGGCAACAAGATGTGTATCATCAGTGTTGCTTATGACCAAAAAGTTCATCCAacccaacaacaacaaagttaGTTTTGATTATCGCGTCGATAGCCGCTACTGCAGAGGAGTGTATTATGGCTGTGATGGGCTTGCCTTCTTTGTCAACAACAAGATGGTCTTGGATTATTCAGGAAGCCAGTTTCAGTGGACCACCTTGACATACAATTTAAAACCT GGCACTCATACTCTGAAATGGGTATACCACAAGTCCTGCTATAGTTATgcagtttcttttgttgacAAAGCTTTTATTCGTTCTATTACATTG GTTGGCACAGAAGAACCAAATATAAGCTGTACAAAATGCCCACCTGGTTACTATAGCAAGATAGGTGGAGCTTCCAATTGCACTGCCTGCTCTTATTTTGAGTATCAGTCCAAAGAAG GCCAGCAGCAATGTGACATCTGTCCACAAGATACCTATTCCATGTTGGGAGCATCAAAGTGTCTCCCTTTACCGAACTGTACAGATGATGACATCATCAAAGCACCTGACAACCTTGATAGCTGCTCATGTACCCCTCCTACAATGTGCAGAACAACTGTGGTACCTTCCTATGTCAAAGTCAGAG GCTTTAAAATTGGCTCCAGGCTTCTCTGTAAGAACCAGGATGATTCCAAACTTAAGCCGCAACTGGTTCAGTGTCGTTGCCAACCTGGGTACGAGATAGTAAACAGTAATGGTAAGAAACAGTGCCATCTTTGTGATAAAGGAAGCTTCTCAACAGATGGTATCAAATGTGCACGTTGTGAGGCTGGTCATGTTGCTTTACGAGGAAAGCATTTCTATGTTTGGCGAAACAATACTTTACCACACGGATTTTTTACCGACTGTTTTGGTGACTGCAGTGTGAAG ggTGGCTGGATACCAGCAGGTGGCGATATCCGCACTGAGCGTGTTGTTGGAGACTTGTTCACCGTTCTCAATTCTCCAGAGGTAGAAATTGTTTCGGAGCTGGGAAAAATCATGTTCATTTGTTCGGTGACGTGTAACTTGACAGGGGTAGCCCCAAAGGGCACCCCAGGAGAGCACCTCTCAAAGATAAACGATTGCAACCTTATCTTTCAAGTACTCCATAATGATACCCTCCGGGAGGAAGTCAATTGCACATACCCAAGAGGAGGATATCAGTACAGACACGAATGGAACCGAGACGGTCGAATTATGACACATATTTTACCACTAAAAAAGGGCAGATATTCCTTCAg GTGGATATTTCACCAACAAGACGAGACACTAGGTCTTTCCACTGCGTTTGAAGGAAAAGTTTACAACATTAGCATCGTGGGTACAAAAGAAGGGTCAGCTCTTAACTGCACTCCCTGTCCAGCTGGGTATCACAGCAGTGCAAACAATACGGACTGTGCAATTTGCCCAAATGGGACAGCAAGCAAGAAAGGATCTGAAAAATGCACCCCATGCGACGGAAATTCATTTGCTGCCAAG ATGGGTAGCGAAACTTGTATACCTTGCGGTGAAAACACCACGGTCTATCCAGGTAAAGATGGATGCGACACGAATGACTGTAAGTTTACCCCTGCAGAAGGAGTGGAATATGATCTTAGTGCCCTTTCGCGCGAAGATGGACCAATGGTAAAAGCGTTGCTTTATCGAGTACAGCCACGATCGCGAAGAAG GACCGTCATTTGGCCATACAGACCGTCTCTTTATTTCAACCTTTGCACACTTAAACATGACAATTCATCATGCTTGGGGCCACGGAATATGACCACTGGGCAGCGCGATCCCCTTCCCGTCATGGCTTGCAGGTCGTCGTGGGGGCGACGCGATACTGATATTGGATCGGTGATTGGTTACAGAGCAAAAAAAGACGTCCGCTCCGGTTTATATGTGGATTTGTTGCACGGCGATCTTTGTTATTATG GAAGAGGATCCCAGAGACGGTACCAAACAACCCTCGATTTGAGATGTAACATCTACGCCGATGTGGGCAACCCAGGCCCCGAAAACAATCGCTCCGGCTATTACTTTAAGTTTCCCTGTGGGTATTACTTGGTGTGGGAATCTTTGTACGCTTGCCCAAAATGCCAGGGACACGAAGTTGAAAAGGTCGTCGGTGAATGCATAAACGGAACCCGAAACGTCACTTCCGTGCGATCTGTACACTGTTGGGGGACTGGGAGAAAGGACGAGATAGAGGTCCCCATCGAACCCTGCCCAGTCGTGTCTTCGGTTAATGACACAATCGTTCTGTATCACACGGAAAAAAGCTCCGGTAACGCAATCAAGATCGTAATAGGTGTATGTGTGCCAGTGATTCTGGTTTTGCTAGGCATAGTGCTGTTTTTTGTGTACAGACATCGCACGATGAAATATCGTTATTTCAACTCGTTGGCACGCGAAAAACCCATGAGTCGACTCGCTGAAGAGGACGAACTCGATGAGGAATTCAATGAGTCATctccttgttcaaaaacttaA
- the LOC141885946 gene encoding prostaglandin E2 receptor EP4 subtype-like, with translation MNRREFGLEKFSEEQFLIGGVTLLLTGVIGVTGNLLVLTTIYRILRHKRNIPNVLILFLAWIDLLVFPLVYPQPLVKYFYGIYIGDYMGCDFQATCIVCLFTLSILVVVLMSFDRVLALFKPFYYDKQIIYDKEKIRVASICFGCSVLTISLLPAFGVGRNVLHFPGTFCLFEWRSDSFEGQAVAHLFVASLGLAMFIVVVCNLATVFLSLRLNERQQNNSKRRHLDVESANTKQIASETTFSEVKVELQFAKLSGSVAVAFVSCWGLFLVRMTLIQYGWPSDDFLDFTAVRLASLHTVINPWLYPLTRRKYRDAFCYLLTLSAYYMTCSLVAKPSTSLDEIVGAQSEASQVRELCREERRRSSAQRLVR, from the exons ATGAATAGGCGCGAGTTTGGACTGGAGAAATTTAGCGAGGAACAGTTTCTCATTGGTGGTGTTACTCTTTTGTTAACGGGAGTAATCGGTGTTACTGGCAACTTGCTTGTGCTAACAACGATCTATAGAATTCTTCGGCATAAGCGAAACATACCAAATGTACTTATTCTATTTTTAGCGTGGATAGACTTGCTTGTGTTTCCTTTAGTGTACCCACAGCCGTTGGTGAAATACTTTTACGGGATTTACATTGGAGACTACATGGGCTGTGATTTTCAAGCCACTTGCATTGTTTGTCTATTCACGTTATCGATTCTTGTAGTTGTTTTAATGAGTTTCGATCGAGTCTTGGCACTGTTCAAGCCGTTTTATTACGACAAGCAAATAATATACGATAAAGAGAAGATCAGGGTGGCGTCtatttgttttggttgttCCGTACTAACTATTAGCCTGCTTCCAGCTTTTGGAGTTGGTCGGAACGTGTTGCATTTTCCCGGAacattttgcttgtttgagTGGAGATCCGATTCTTTCGAAGGACAAGCAGTTGCTCATCTCTTTGTGGCTTCACTGGGGTTAGCTATGTTCATTGTCGTGGTTTGCAACTTAGCTACAGTGTTTCTGTCGTTGAGGCTTAACGAACgacaacaaaacaactctaagcGTCGCCACTTGGACGTGGAATCCGCGAATACCAAACAAATAGCATCAGAGACGACCTTTTCCGAAGTTAAGGTGGAGCTACAATTTGCAAAGTTAAGCGGCTCAGTTGCAGTCGCATTTGTGAGTTGTTGGGGATTGTTTCTG GTTAGAATGACTCTCATTCAATATGGCTGGCCTTCCGATGACTTTTTAGATTTTACCGCTGTCCGCTTAGCATCGTTGCACACTGTTATTAATCCCTGGTTGTATCCATTGACGCGAAGAAAGTATCGCGATGCATTCTGCTACCTCCTGACACTTTCTGCTTATTACATGACGTGTTCATTAGTTGCCAAGCCCAGCACAAGCTTAG atGAAATAGTTGGAGCACAGTCTGAGGCGAGCCAGGTCCGCGAGTTATGCCGGGAAGAGAGACGACGATCCAGCGCTCAGCGGCTTGTCAGATAA